From one Meles meles chromosome 18, mMelMel3.1 paternal haplotype, whole genome shotgun sequence genomic stretch:
- the CISD3 gene encoding CDGSH iron-sulfur domain-containing protein 3, mitochondrial isoform X2: MGGGVGAPLRPAAWSCLHTVQKLNQRRDISSWLTRWFPKTPAKSVVAQKTPIKVELVAGKTYRWCVCGRSKKQPFCDGSHFFQRTGLSPLKFKAQETRAVALCTCKATQKAPYCDGTHRSERVQKAEVGSPL, encoded by the exons TCATGCCTGCATACCGTTCAGAAGCTTAACCAGAGGCGGGACATCTCCTCCTGGCTG ACCCGATGGTTCCCCAAGACCCCAGCCAAGTCCGTGGTGGCCCAGAAAACGCCCATCAAGGTGGAGTTGGTAGCTGGGAAAACCTACAGATGGTGTGTGTGCGGCCGCAGCAAGAAGCAG CCCTTTTGTGACGGCTCTCACTTCTTCCAACGCACTGGTCTATCCCCACTCAAGTTCAAGGCCCAGGAGACCCGCGCAGTGGCCCTCTGCACCTGTAAGGCCACCCAGAAGGCCCCGTACTGCGATGGCACCCACCGGAGTGAGCGGGTGCAGAAGGCAGAAGTGGGTTCCCCGCTCTGA
- the CISD3 gene encoding CDGSH iron-sulfur domain-containing protein 3, mitochondrial isoform X1, with protein sequence MGGGVGAPLRPAAWSCLHTVQKLNQRRDISSWLTRWFPKTPAKSVVAQKTPIKVELVAGKTYRWCVCGRSKKQEAPRQEVPRSWSPTLGRPQALLLPSAPCRCLLQTLPLWAAGFRLPLPSAPGAFLSAGNLTCIPSLQGPFPS encoded by the exons TCATGCCTGCATACCGTTCAGAAGCTTAACCAGAGGCGGGACATCTCCTCCTGGCTG ACCCGATGGTTCCCCAAGACCCCAGCCAAGTCCGTGGTGGCCCAGAAAACGCCCATCAAGGTGGAGTTGGTAGCTGGGAAAACCTACAGATGGTGTGTGTGCGGCCGCAGCAAGAAGCAG gAAGCACCTAGGCAGGAAGTTCCCAGGTcttggagcccaacactggggaGACCACAGGCTCTCCTGCTCCCAAGTGCTCCTTGCCGTTGTCTCCTGCAGACCCTCCCTCTCTGGGCTGCGGGCTTccgcctgcctctcccttctgccccaGGAGCCTTCCTTTCAGCGGGGAACCTGACCTGtattcccagcctccagggcccCTTTCCTTCCTGA